The following proteins come from a genomic window of bacterium:
- a CDS encoding bifunctional UDP-3-O-[3-hydroxymyristoyl] N-acetylglucosamine deacetylase/3-hydroxyacyl-ACP dehydratase → MDLQKTIKRESTYSGIGLHTGNITSVTFKPALPNSGIKFVRSDLPGKPEVEANIKNVISVARGTTLGNGSFQIQTVEHIMATLCGLGIDNLIVEVNAGEPPVADGSGMPFVETLEKAGFQEQNVEKNYFTITEPVKFSNEDVHLVVLPSDEFKVSATIDYKHKILKSQYGTFTITKEIFEKEIAPARTYCFEHEIESLKRRGLARGGNLDNAVVIGQDGIHNKELRFPDEFVRHKILDLIGDIYLIGKPLKAHIIAIRCGHAANIALTKRLGELIKRSAARRTTKTFKQEGFEGKVLGLEEIQNIIPHRPPFLFVDKIIMSENMVKAVGFKNITINEEYFKGHFPDYPILPGVLIIESMAQTSCVLFLARSDLRKKLPYFMAIKEVKFRKPVFPGDQLQLEVEVTRARVRGGKIKGKAYVRNELVAEAEFMFSLVDR, encoded by the coding sequence ATGGATTTACAGAAGACTATAAAAAGAGAGAGCACTTATTCGGGAATAGGTCTACACACTGGGAACATAACTTCAGTGACCTTTAAGCCAGCACTACCCAATTCTGGTATAAAATTTGTAAGGTCAGATTTACCAGGTAAGCCGGAAGTTGAAGCTAACATAAAGAATGTTATCAGTGTAGCACGAGGAACCACTCTGGGTAATGGCAGTTTCCAGATCCAGACGGTAGAGCATATTATGGCTACTCTATGCGGTTTGGGTATAGATAATCTCATCGTGGAAGTGAATGCTGGTGAACCTCCTGTGGCTGATGGTAGCGGGATGCCTTTTGTGGAGACTCTGGAGAAGGCTGGTTTCCAAGAACAGAATGTAGAAAAGAACTACTTTACGATAACTGAACCTGTCAAGTTTTCCAATGAAGATGTCCATCTGGTCGTTCTGCCATCGGATGAATTTAAAGTATCTGCTACCATCGATTACAAACATAAAATTTTAAAGAGTCAGTACGGCACGTTTACCATAACCAAAGAGATTTTCGAAAAGGAGATTGCTCCCGCCAGGACATACTGTTTTGAGCATGAAATCGAATCGTTGAAACGCCGAGGGTTGGCTCGCGGGGGTAATTTAGATAATGCGGTAGTAATTGGACAGGATGGCATTCATAATAAGGAGCTCAGATTTCCCGATGAATTTGTCCGCCACAAGATACTCGATTTAATAGGGGACATCTATTTAATAGGAAAACCTTTAAAAGCACACATTATTGCTATCCGCTGTGGACATGCTGCTAACATTGCTTTGACTAAAAGGTTAGGCGAACTCATAAAGAGATCTGCTGCTCGTCGAACGACTAAGACTTTTAAACAGGAAGGTTTTGAAGGAAAAGTCTTAGGTTTGGAAGAGATTCAGAATATAATTCCCCATCGTCCTCCTTTTCTATTTGTAGACAAAATAATTATGTCAGAGAATATGGTCAAAGCCGTGGGGTTCAAGAACATAACTATTAATGAGGAATACTTCAAGGGACATTTCCCTGACTATCCGATTTTGCCTGGCGTTCTAATTATAGAATCGATGGCACAGACTTCCTGTGTTCTCTTCTTGGCCCGTTCGGATCTCAGAAAGAAACTGCCCTATTTTATGGCGATTAAAGAGGTTAAATTTCGTAAGCCTGTCTTCCCTGGCGATCAGCTGCAGCTGGAAGTTGAAGTTACTCGTGCCCGGGTGAGAGGAGGAAAGATTAAAGGTAAGGCGTATGTTAGGAATGAATTGGTGGCTGAGGCCGAATTTATGTTCTCCTTGGTAGATAGGTAA
- a CDS encoding OmpH family outer membrane protein translates to MMKRISLFFFVFSLFYFFPFTLPDVRAVMLSSERIAYVDIDRVFDEYKGIKQAKEKIEREIETKRGEIAKLEKEIRDLEFAMREKERVEPVAITGLAEKEVEISTGPVIPKPLPEEIIRLNKEKLNKMVKKMKEELDRLEKEMPHQILGKIYDVIREIAQAEGYAIILDKKNILYSEIENDLTEKVIQMLNLGE, encoded by the coding sequence ATGATGAAAAGAATTTCGCTTTTTTTCTTTGTTTTTTCTCTTTTCTACTTTTTCCCTTTTACACTTCCTGATGTAAGAGCAGTAATGCTTTCTTCGGAAAGAATTGCTTATGTAGACATAGATAGAGTCTTTGATGAATATAAAGGCATTAAACAAGCGAAAGAAAAGATAGAAAGAGAGATTGAAACGAAGAGAGGCGAGATAGCTAAACTGGAGAAGGAGATAAGAGATTTAGAATTTGCCATGAGGGAAAAGGAAAGAGTAGAACCAGTAGCTATCACGGGATTGGCCGAAAAAGAGGTGGAAATTTCTACTGGACCAGTTATCCCCAAACCACTTCCTGAAGAAATAATTAGACTGAATAAGGAAAAGCTTAATAAGATGGTAAAGAAAATGAAAGAGGAATTAGACAGGCTTGAGAAAGAGATGCCCCATCAGATTTTAGGAAAGATTTACGATGTGATTAGAGAGATTGCTCAGGCTGAAGGTTATGCTATCATTTTGGATAAGAAAAATATTCTGTATAGCGAAATAGAAAATGACCTCACTGAAAAAGTTATACAGATGTTGAATTTAGGTGAGTAA
- a CDS encoding translocation/assembly module TamB domain-containing protein, whose product VRGSVESTDGDLKLISTLFSDKAGKLREIGGTLRGKIDFSNLSLSDSWWENVKAKGAVSIVQPRVGQVSFDELAFAFNITEQVLSVDKFRFSRGTGEVTGSAQGGTRKGKQNTINIDTEWQDYPVSFSSGKQVKKDEDSKRNMAIPGRRLKENRVNGSLNFRGKLAWKKDWGIRGYFSGKDFKYNEEPLEPIGANLSLNRKLAHLSSFHCGNDLKGEFTIEAGKQKTISGGIEVDTVKVPRFLRLIFGTEGEKTLVDEIRGSLHSKIVFKGLLENPQINGYVDIEQGVFSTTNFLFKSTFNYNRRGINLESAELKFAPGGRVLAKGKIDFNKLEPLEINVALEHLQLSRVQSLFYERNLNTFGEVNGNLNFRGTFARPHLKVELESENSGVNSFHVDTIKTDFRVEKVLGDKDERIELVFDSFSAGFGGSLLRFAPEGKVRFSPSRKLVDFSLLSEFRNINFAKMSIFGSAELRGTANFSTNSPVLEVMLTTRDLWVNRHNFETAKLRLSYRNRKLFFLPLAKETFQVLGEIDFERVDSFNVKLLEFFQGKDRLVTINGNADLSGPIDLTVQGRKGKIAASLIGELLNVKIPFTGSSGFDLKLSRTSIEGKKGKFYDSLRMEGEIDVANGSIGNLLFDDFRALIKADGDSISLRELTINKKEEYAIKCWGTIPYPKEEKDGREIEFSLQMFDSRAGMLRVLTREISDTKGQMEAFLHITGTREEPLINGYFRVKEATLYGREIFKRIDDLTCDISVKDSNIVINRINGQIKKGEMDLKGEIALAGWKVDNLDVVFENKRDYGIPLKIPFLKIPQSSFFGRLLSETPCSLELKGKIHAYGTRQSYNLVGAIEVENAQFTYPPRAEDAKDLNLDFLKPAVWNLEVNAGKNTWYKNRFAEAQVQGQMKLTGPTEELTVNGTLTSVKGEISYLGAIFNVKEATVECIDDELFLQVRAECPVEDDTIMLVVERGKWGRIKPKFTSRSDPEMSEQEALVKATGLDSLRLSPQEGDALLRRELLKLIDSSLASPLIKSILKSTGMVDVVKVETTLAQKTGERLNSPEAAKGKEGKSLLEGTKITLGKYLNTNLYLGYKLQFEEGYLNRLELRHELELLYRLKRGTSLKGRLGEEERYLGVERQIRF is encoded by the coding sequence GGTAAGAGGCTCCGTAGAATCAACAGATGGCGACTTGAAGTTAATCTCCACTCTATTTTCTGACAAGGCTGGCAAGTTGAGAGAAATAGGAGGTACTCTTCGGGGTAAAATCGATTTTTCCAACCTCTCCTTGAGTGACTCCTGGTGGGAGAATGTTAAAGCTAAAGGAGCAGTTTCCATCGTTCAGCCCAGGGTCGGCCAGGTCTCTTTTGACGAATTAGCTTTCGCATTTAACATAACCGAGCAGGTACTGAGTGTAGATAAATTTCGCTTTTCCCGGGGGACGGGGGAGGTAACAGGTTCTGCCCAGGGGGGAACGAGAAAGGGTAAGCAGAATACAATAAATATAGATACTGAATGGCAAGATTATCCAGTAAGTTTTTCTTCTGGGAAACAGGTTAAAAAAGATGAAGATTCTAAAAGGAATATGGCTATACCCGGGAGAAGATTAAAGGAGAATAGAGTCAACGGCAGCCTCAATTTTAGAGGGAAATTGGCCTGGAAAAAGGACTGGGGAATTCGTGGTTATTTTTCAGGTAAGGATTTTAAATATAATGAAGAACCGTTAGAACCAATCGGTGCGAACCTATCCCTGAATAGAAAACTTGCCCATCTTTCTTCTTTCCATTGTGGGAATGATTTGAAAGGTGAGTTCACGATTGAGGCAGGTAAACAGAAAACCATAAGCGGTGGCATAGAAGTGGATACCGTGAAAGTTCCCCGTTTTCTCCGTTTGATATTTGGAACTGAGGGAGAGAAAACTTTGGTTGATGAGATTAGAGGAAGTTTACATAGTAAGATAGTTTTTAAAGGCCTTTTGGAAAATCCTCAAATTAATGGCTATGTAGACATTGAACAGGGAGTTTTTTCCACTACAAATTTCCTGTTTAAGTCAACATTTAATTATAATAGAAGAGGAATCAATTTAGAATCGGCAGAACTGAAATTTGCTCCCGGGGGCAGAGTTTTGGCTAAGGGTAAGATAGATTTCAACAAACTTGAGCCTCTGGAAATTAATGTTGCCCTGGAGCACCTCCAGTTGAGTAGAGTGCAAAGTTTATTTTATGAAAGAAATTTGAACACTTTTGGGGAGGTTAATGGAAATCTCAATTTCCGTGGCACTTTCGCTCGTCCTCACTTAAAAGTGGAATTAGAATCGGAAAATAGTGGAGTAAATAGTTTCCATGTGGATACCATTAAAACAGACTTTAGGGTGGAGAAGGTCCTTGGAGATAAGGATGAAAGGATAGAATTAGTGTTCGATTCTTTTTCGGCAGGTTTTGGAGGGAGTCTCCTACGATTTGCTCCGGAAGGCAAAGTTCGATTTTCGCCTTCCAGGAAGTTGGTCGACTTTTCGCTCCTTAGTGAATTTCGCAACATAAATTTCGCAAAAATGTCTATTTTTGGTAGTGCTGAATTAAGGGGAACTGCCAATTTCTCCACGAACTCTCCTGTCCTGGAAGTGATGCTCACCACCAGGGACCTGTGGGTGAATCGCCACAATTTTGAAACCGCAAAGTTAAGGCTTTCTTATCGAAACAGAAAGCTATTTTTCCTGCCGCTGGCCAAAGAAACTTTTCAGGTGTTGGGAGAGATAGACTTCGAACGTGTGGATAGTTTCAATGTAAAACTACTCGAATTTTTTCAAGGCAAAGATAGACTGGTAACTATTAACGGGAATGCTGACCTTTCTGGACCAATCGATCTAACTGTCCAGGGAAGAAAGGGAAAGATTGCTGCCAGTCTCATAGGAGAACTCCTAAATGTGAAAATTCCGTTCACAGGAAGTAGTGGGTTTGACCTCAAACTCAGCCGGACTTCAATAGAGGGAAAAAAGGGAAAATTCTATGACTCTTTACGGATGGAGGGGGAAATAGATGTCGCTAATGGCTCGATAGGAAATCTTCTATTTGACGATTTCCGCGCTCTCATCAAGGCAGATGGTGATAGTATAAGTCTAAGGGAATTGACAATAAATAAGAAAGAAGAATATGCGATTAAATGTTGGGGAACTATTCCTTATCCCAAAGAGGAAAAAGATGGTAGAGAAATAGAGTTTTCTTTACAAATGTTTGATAGCAGGGCGGGCATGTTACGTGTTCTGACCAGGGAAATAAGTGATACCAAAGGGCAAATGGAAGCATTCCTTCATATTACCGGGACACGAGAAGAGCCTCTTATAAATGGATATTTTCGTGTCAAAGAGGCTACTCTCTACGGCAGGGAGATATTTAAGAGGATAGATGATCTGACCTGCGATATCTCAGTTAAGGATAGTAATATAGTTATCAACCGGATTAATGGCCAGATAAAAAAGGGAGAAATGGACCTCAAAGGAGAGATAGCTTTGGCTGGCTGGAAGGTGGATAATCTCGATGTGGTTTTTGAGAACAAGAGAGACTATGGGATTCCCCTTAAAATACCTTTTCTGAAAATACCTCAGAGTTCATTTTTTGGTCGTCTCCTATCTGAGACTCCTTGTTCCCTGGAGTTGAAGGGGAAAATCCATGCATATGGAACTCGCCAGTCGTATAATTTAGTAGGAGCAATTGAAGTGGAAAATGCCCAGTTTACTTATCCTCCCAGAGCCGAGGATGCCAAGGATCTAAATTTAGATTTTCTCAAGCCCGCGGTTTGGAATCTGGAGGTTAATGCGGGCAAAAATACCTGGTATAAAAATAGATTTGCTGAAGCCCAGGTACAAGGACAGATGAAGCTCACTGGCCCAACTGAGGAGTTAACCGTTAACGGAACTCTTACATCCGTCAAAGGAGAGATAAGTTATCTGGGAGCTATCTTCAACGTGAAAGAGGCCACTGTGGAATGTATAGATGATGAGCTCTTTTTACAGGTTAGGGCGGAGTGCCCTGTGGAAGATGATACCATTATGTTAGTGGTAGAGAGGGGAAAATGGGGAAGGATTAAGCCAAAATTTACCTCCAGAAGTGATCCGGAAATGAGCGAGCAGGAAGCACTGGTTAAGGCTACTGGTTTGGATTCTTTAAGGCTCTCTCCACAGGAAGGGGATGCCTTGTTGAGGAGGGAACTGTTGAAGTTAATCGATAGCAGCCTGGCCAGCCCCTTGATCAAGTCAATTCTGAAATCGACGGGCATGGTAGATGTGGTTAAGGTTGAAACTACCCTTGCCCAGAAGACAGGGGAAAGATTAAATTCTCCAGAAGCCGCAAAAGGAAAGGAGGGAAAAAGCCTTTTAGAAGGTACGAAAATAACTTTGGGTAAGTATCTAAACACTAATTTATATCTGGGTTACAAGTTGCAATTCGAGGAAGGATACCTGAATAGGCTCGAATTACGGCATGAACTGGAGCTGTTATATAGACTTAAAAGAGGAACTTCTTTGAAAGGCAGACTGGGAGAAGAGGAGAGATATTTGGGAGTAGAAAGACAAATAAGATTTTAA
- the lpxD gene encoding UDP-3-O-(3-hydroxymyristoyl)glucosamine N-acyltransferase: protein MGMTLKKIAELVGGELSGDSNIAIEGVGSLIEAEKGEITFLASSRYRSQVLKTKASAIIIGEGVELPEIPSIRTKNPYLAFAQVMKVLVPPKKLPRGIDKTSILGKGVKLGKDVAIGAYVVIGKGVVIGDKTVIFPGTYIGDKAVIGKDGLIYPNVTVREEVIIGDNVIIHPGAVIGADGFGYATEKGKHHKIPQAGTVEIENGVEIGANVTIDRATMGKTLIGEGTKIDNLVQIGHNVRIGKNCLIVSQVGISGSTVIGDNVVLAGQAGLVGHITVGDNAIVGAQAGVTKSVPANTTVSGYPAREHKIAQKIDAQLIRLPKLYEQIKELKQNIEKTREKIK, encoded by the coding sequence ATGGGAATGACTTTAAAGAAAATTGCTGAGCTTGTTGGTGGTGAACTCTCCGGGGATAGTAACATAGCAATCGAAGGAGTGGGTAGTCTGATAGAAGCAGAAAAAGGCGAGATTACATTCTTGGCAAGTTCCCGGTACAGGAGTCAGGTATTAAAGACTAAGGCTTCAGCTATTATTATCGGTGAGGGAGTTGAGCTACCAGAGATTCCTTCAATACGGACAAAGAATCCCTATTTAGCTTTTGCCCAGGTAATGAAAGTGTTGGTTCCTCCCAAAAAACTACCCAGGGGAATAGACAAAACCAGCATTCTTGGTAAGGGAGTGAAATTAGGTAAGGATGTTGCCATTGGAGCTTACGTGGTTATTGGAAAGGGCGTGGTGATTGGAGATAAGACTGTAATTTTTCCGGGGACCTACATTGGGGATAAAGCTGTGATTGGGAAGGATGGGCTAATCTATCCAAATGTTACTGTGAGAGAAGAAGTTATTATAGGCGATAATGTAATTATTCACCCCGGTGCAGTTATTGGTGCGGATGGATTTGGTTATGCCACTGAAAAGGGAAAACATCATAAGATTCCCCAGGCGGGAACTGTGGAAATTGAAAATGGCGTGGAAATTGGAGCAAACGTTACTATCGACCGGGCAACTATGGGTAAAACCCTCATAGGTGAAGGGACGAAAATTGATAATCTTGTTCAGATTGGACATAATGTTAGAATAGGTAAAAACTGCCTTATAGTTTCCCAGGTAGGTATTTCGGGAAGTACGGTGATTGGTGATAATGTTGTCCTGGCTGGCCAGGCAGGGCTTGTTGGCCATATTACCGTTGGCGATAATGCAATTGTTGGTGCGCAGGCAGGAGTTACTAAAAGTGTTCCCGCCAATACTACTGTTTCCGGTTATCCTGCCCGGGAACACAAGATAGCCCAAAAGATAGATGCTCAATTAATTAGATTGCCGAAATTGTATGAACAGATAAAAGAGTTAAAACAAAATATAGAGAAAACAAGAGAAAAAATAAAGTGA
- the bamA gene encoding outer membrane protein assembly factor BamA, which yields MMRKFTVLFFFFMFLLSGYLFSSPVEIREIEITGNKNIETKKILKALGIKKGDEYSEEKVSEGLQNIYELGFFEDITIEVFEVEEGVNVTYVVTEKPLIKRIEFKGNKEFSDSKLKKEIESEEKEPFANRKMQEDTEKIATLYKEKGYADIKVEPYTTEDEKNGMVTMTFFITEGKQIKIGKVNLIGVEAFNTKKIKKKMETKKEKFFKQGLLDEDLRTIEAYYKDRGFLKVHLGTPMVVRDEEEAKIFVTLFVYEGFKYTVGDIQFRDNYVVTTEDLEKDLEVKHGEIFSQAKLEEGLFNIQERYAEKGYILMRSNPEYSTDDEKKVVNLLITINEQGIVYLDRIYLGGNVITKDYVIKREFLVKEGDPFNVKKIRRTQEKLYNLGFFSDIAIEIGETGDPYRANLICEVTEQRTGLLSMGAGYSSQDGLLGTLQLTQSNFLGRGQRIDLMLEFGKKKTNYQLSFTEPWFLGRHVLFGISAYDTDRDRDYYREERAGGNIRIGPHLTDILSLRFTYTYERVKVYDALADWAEEGKKDSSSFTTYLIRDSRDNIFDASRGSLNSISLQVSGGILGGDTDFVKTFTSNSWFFPTFWRFVLAIQLRYGIASSFPHSTGVPIYERFYVGGADSVRGYDYRGEIGPDEGGVTMFVSNVEYKFPIVKEKLRTILQGAIFIDMGGSWRKGDVNFTIGSRENQLKMGIGAGIRFQTPFFPVRLDWGYGLNHKPGEDKSQWYFTMGQSF from the coding sequence ATGATGAGAAAGTTTACAGTCCTATTTTTTTTCTTTATGTTCCTTCTTTCCGGTTATCTCTTTTCCAGTCCTGTAGAGATAAGAGAAATCGAAATAACCGGGAATAAGAATATAGAAACCAAGAAGATATTAAAAGCTCTGGGGATAAAAAAAGGCGATGAATATTCAGAAGAAAAAGTAAGCGAGGGCTTACAAAACATATATGAACTGGGGTTCTTTGAGGATATTACCATTGAAGTCTTTGAGGTTGAGGAAGGAGTAAATGTTACCTACGTTGTAACTGAGAAGCCCCTGATTAAGCGGATAGAATTTAAAGGGAATAAAGAATTCTCTGATAGCAAATTAAAGAAAGAAATAGAATCAGAAGAGAAAGAACCTTTTGCTAACAGGAAAATGCAAGAGGATACCGAAAAGATTGCTACCCTTTATAAGGAAAAGGGTTATGCCGATATAAAAGTGGAGCCTTATACAACGGAAGACGAGAAGAATGGAATGGTGACAATGACTTTCTTTATTACCGAAGGCAAACAGATTAAGATAGGGAAAGTCAATTTAATTGGGGTAGAGGCATTTAATACGAAAAAAATAAAGAAAAAAATGGAGACCAAAAAGGAAAAGTTTTTTAAACAGGGACTACTGGATGAGGACCTGAGAACGATAGAAGCCTATTACAAAGATAGAGGATTCCTGAAAGTTCATCTGGGAACACCTATGGTCGTTCGCGATGAGGAGGAAGCGAAGATTTTTGTCACGCTTTTTGTTTATGAAGGCTTTAAATATACAGTGGGAGATATACAATTCCGAGACAATTATGTGGTTACTACGGAGGATCTGGAAAAAGACCTGGAAGTGAAACACGGAGAGATTTTCAGCCAGGCAAAGTTGGAAGAGGGCCTGTTTAATATTCAGGAGCGCTATGCAGAAAAAGGCTATATCCTGATGCGTTCCAATCCAGAATACTCTACCGATGATGAGAAAAAAGTAGTAAACCTCTTAATCACTATAAATGAGCAGGGGATAGTCTATCTTGACCGAATTTACTTGGGAGGGAATGTCATTACTAAAGATTATGTAATTAAGCGGGAATTCCTGGTAAAGGAAGGAGACCCGTTCAATGTTAAAAAGATAAGGCGAACACAGGAGAAACTATATAACCTCGGTTTTTTTTCAGATATTGCAATTGAGATTGGTGAAACTGGTGACCCCTATAGAGCAAACCTCATCTGTGAGGTAACCGAGCAAAGGACGGGATTACTCAGTATGGGAGCAGGGTACAGCTCGCAAGATGGACTTTTAGGCACCCTTCAGCTTACTCAGAGCAACTTTTTGGGCAGAGGACAGAGAATAGATTTAATGCTGGAGTTTGGTAAGAAAAAGACCAATTATCAGCTCAGTTTTACTGAGCCATGGTTTTTAGGAAGACATGTCCTTTTTGGTATTAGTGCCTACGATACAGATAGAGACAGAGACTACTATAGAGAAGAGAGGGCTGGCGGAAATATCAGAATAGGTCCCCATCTAACAGATATTCTTAGTCTCCGCTTCACTTACACTTATGAACGGGTAAAGGTATACGATGCACTTGCTGATTGGGCAGAAGAAGGAAAAAAGGATAGCAGTAGTTTTACTACTTATTTAATAAGAGACAGCAGGGATAATATATTCGATGCTTCCAGAGGTTCTCTGAATTCTATCTCTCTTCAGGTCTCTGGAGGTATCCTGGGAGGGGATACTGATTTCGTTAAAACTTTTACCTCCAATAGTTGGTTTTTCCCTACATTCTGGCGCTTTGTTCTGGCGATTCAATTGAGGTATGGGATTGCTAGTAGTTTTCCTCACTCTACAGGAGTGCCAATTTATGAGCGGTTCTATGTGGGTGGGGCCGATAGCGTAAGAGGTTATGACTACAGAGGTGAGATCGGGCCTGACGAGGGAGGAGTGACGATGTTTGTAAGCAACGTAGAATATAAGTTTCCCATAGTTAAGGAAAAACTTCGCACTATTTTGCAGGGAGCAATCTTTATTGATATGGGAGGGAGCTGGAGGAAAGGAGATGTAAACTTTACCATAGGCTCAAGGGAGAATCAATTAAAGATGGGGATAGGAGCAGGAATCCGGTTCCAGACTCCTTTTTTCCCTGTCCGTCTCGATTGGGGATATGGATTAAATCATAAACCGGGAGAAGACAAATCCCAGTGGTATTTCACAATGGGCCAATCCTTCTAA
- the lpxA gene encoding acyl-ACP--UDP-N-acetylglucosamine O-acyltransferase, translated as MNIHKTALVHPDAVIEEDVDIGPYTIIGPDVKIGKGTEIGARVIIEGDTQIGQNCQIWTGAIIGNLPQDLKFKREKTRVIIGENNVIREYVTINRGTTSTGETTIGDNNLIMAYAHIAHDCVIGSNVILANVATLAGHVVIEDKAIVGGLTPVHQFVRIGTLGIVGGGSRAAKDVPPYCMAAGTPIRIFGLNTVGLQRNNFPKHVKAQLKRAYKVLFRSKLNTTQALNVLEKESNISDELLHMVAFIKESERGICKE; from the coding sequence ATGAACATTCACAAAACAGCTTTAGTTCATCCGGATGCAGTAATTGAAGAAGATGTGGACATTGGTCCATATACAATTATTGGACCGGATGTAAAGATTGGAAAAGGGACTGAGATTGGAGCTCGTGTAATAATCGAAGGAGATACTCAAATTGGCCAAAATTGTCAGATATGGACAGGAGCCATAATTGGAAATTTACCGCAGGATTTAAAGTTTAAAAGAGAAAAAACGAGAGTCATAATTGGTGAGAATAATGTTATCCGGGAGTATGTAACCATCAACCGGGGAACGACTTCTACAGGAGAGACAACCATTGGAGATAACAATCTCATAATGGCATATGCTCATATCGCTCATGATTGTGTAATTGGCTCTAACGTGATTTTAGCTAACGTAGCTACTCTGGCGGGCCACGTAGTGATTGAGGATAAGGCTATTGTGGGAGGGCTAACTCCAGTCCATCAGTTTGTGCGCATTGGCACATTGGGTATTGTGGGTGGAGGTTCTCGGGCAGCAAAAGATGTACCTCCCTATTGTATGGCAGCAGGGACACCCATTAGAATTTTTGGATTGAATACAGTGGGGTTACAAAGAAACAATTTCCCCAAGCATGTTAAAGCCCAGCTAAAGAGAGCCTACAAGGTTCTCTTCCGTTCCAAATTAAACACTACGCAAGCTTTGAACGTTTTGGAAAAAGAGTCAAACATCTCCGATGAATTGCTTCATATGGTCGCCTTTATTAAAGAATCTGAGAGGGGAATCTGCAAAGAATGA